The proteins below are encoded in one region of Bacillus vallismortis:
- a CDS encoding PLP-dependent aminotransferase family protein, which yields MDITPFLDKKSKTPLYEQLYTFFKQEISHARITKGTKLPSKRMLSGLLGVSTATIERAYEQLTAEGYVKSKPKIGWFAAGVEADFPAAPDHVQQSVQHVLHVKNAPAIDFHQGNVDPAHFPFNAWRKSIVKSLDRYAGHTSGDPQGEPELRRMIARFVRLSRGVNCDPGQIMIGAGTTVLLQILCLTLKPGTKIGFEEPGFHRSRRMFEANRMNVIPIYSDEEGVLPDELKAKHPYLVYTTPSHQFPLGGIMTITRRQELLTWAKEANSFIIEDDYDGEFRYSGQPIPSLQGLDPNGRVIYLGTFSKSLLPSLRLSYMILPPLLMESVRKNAHLMKQTVSSHSQMALADFIESGEWQKHINRMRALYRKKHAVLLEAIRSELGNSVEVLGKNSGLHILLRLLFPASEEEAIKAAVDNGVSVYPVSPSYIGRPPNVSVLIGYGGLSEEDIWLGIQKLKTAWTPLISAC from the coding sequence ATGGATATCACGCCGTTTCTTGATAAAAAAAGCAAAACACCACTGTATGAGCAGCTTTATACCTTTTTCAAACAAGAAATTTCACATGCGCGGATAACGAAGGGAACAAAGCTTCCGTCAAAACGCATGCTCTCCGGCTTGCTCGGTGTCAGTACAGCAACAATCGAACGTGCTTATGAGCAATTAACTGCTGAGGGCTATGTCAAAAGCAAACCGAAAATCGGTTGGTTCGCGGCGGGCGTAGAAGCAGACTTTCCAGCGGCTCCTGACCATGTTCAGCAGTCTGTGCAACATGTCTTACATGTAAAGAACGCCCCTGCCATTGACTTTCATCAAGGCAATGTTGATCCGGCCCACTTCCCCTTTAACGCATGGAGAAAAAGCATAGTAAAAAGTCTGGACCGCTATGCCGGCCACACCTCCGGAGACCCTCAAGGAGAGCCCGAACTCAGGCGCATGATTGCCCGTTTCGTCAGGCTGTCACGGGGCGTTAATTGCGATCCCGGCCAGATCATGATTGGCGCGGGAACAACTGTGCTTCTGCAGATTCTGTGCCTTACGCTAAAGCCCGGAACAAAAATCGGTTTTGAGGAACCGGGCTTTCACCGGTCAAGAAGAATGTTTGAAGCAAATCGCATGAATGTCATTCCGATTTATTCTGATGAAGAAGGCGTCCTGCCAGATGAGCTTAAAGCGAAACATCCCTATCTCGTGTATACAACCCCCTCGCATCAGTTTCCACTCGGAGGCATTATGACGATAACCCGAAGACAGGAACTGCTCACTTGGGCAAAGGAAGCAAATTCGTTCATTATTGAGGATGATTACGATGGAGAATTTCGCTACAGCGGCCAGCCTATTCCGTCTTTGCAGGGTCTTGATCCGAATGGCAGAGTCATCTATCTCGGCACTTTTTCAAAGTCACTGCTTCCTTCCTTGCGGCTCAGCTACATGATTTTGCCTCCTCTACTCATGGAATCGGTCAGAAAAAACGCTCACTTAATGAAGCAAACGGTCTCTTCCCACTCTCAAATGGCACTGGCAGACTTCATCGAGAGCGGAGAATGGCAAAAGCATATAAACAGAATGAGAGCTCTCTACCGAAAAAAACACGCTGTCCTATTAGAGGCCATACGGTCTGAACTAGGGAACAGCGTTGAGGTTCTCGGAAAAAACTCCGGGCTTCATATCCTGCTGCGGCTTTTGTTTCCGGCAAGTGAAGAAGAAGCGATTAAGGCTGCTGTCGATAACGGCGTGTCCGTCTATCCCGTATCGCCCTCTTATATAGGGCGTCCTCCAAATGTTTCTGTTTTAATCGGTTATGGCGGATTGTCAGAAGAGGACATCTGGCTTGGTATCCAAAAGCTGAAAACGGCGTGGACACCGCTGATCTCAGCTTGTTAA
- a CDS encoding sodium-dependent transporter, giving the protein MSEQKPVQWASKIGFVMAAAGSAIGLGAIWKFPYVAGTNGGGAFFLIFVLFTILLGYPLLVGEFIFGRRNQTNAIDAYKKEAPRTAWFLTGWIGVAACFLVLSFYSVIGGWILLYIVKTASGSLTGLSQAQFGTLFASIIQNPVQTLAAQFVFMVLTVMVVARGVQKGIERVSAVIMPILFLLFILLVLRSLTLNGAMEGVKFLLVPHFGNLTPESILFALGQAFFTLTLGVSVMVTYSSYLPKTQNIPRSAASIVVMNIIVTLMAGLAIFPAVFSFGFQPNEGPTLLFTVLPAVFEQLPFGTLFFIGFLVAFLFAALTSAFSMVEIIVATIGKGDEKKRKKLSWTSGLLIFLVGIPCCLSYGVLSDVSLFGKTFFDIADFTVSNVLMPLGALFISLFIPLKISKRELLAEMRNGSNAGKAFFYTWFYLLRFIVPLAIIIVFLNLIGILSF; this is encoded by the coding sequence TTGTCTGAGCAAAAACCAGTCCAATGGGCTTCGAAAATCGGTTTCGTCATGGCTGCCGCCGGCTCGGCCATCGGCTTGGGCGCGATTTGGAAGTTCCCTTATGTAGCAGGGACCAATGGAGGAGGCGCCTTTTTTCTTATCTTTGTGTTATTTACCATCCTCTTAGGCTATCCGCTTTTAGTGGGAGAGTTTATATTTGGAAGACGGAACCAGACGAATGCCATTGATGCATATAAAAAAGAAGCGCCGCGAACAGCTTGGTTTCTCACGGGGTGGATCGGCGTAGCCGCCTGTTTCTTAGTGCTGTCGTTTTACAGTGTAATCGGAGGTTGGATTTTGCTGTATATCGTGAAAACAGCATCTGGTTCACTTACCGGGCTATCTCAAGCGCAGTTTGGAACCCTGTTTGCCTCTATTATCCAAAATCCGGTACAGACGCTCGCGGCTCAGTTTGTCTTTATGGTGCTGACTGTTATGGTTGTCGCCAGAGGGGTTCAAAAAGGGATTGAGCGGGTCAGCGCGGTGATCATGCCGATTTTGTTTTTATTATTTATTCTGCTCGTTCTTCGGTCTCTCACGCTTAATGGTGCGATGGAGGGCGTGAAATTTTTGCTTGTGCCGCATTTCGGCAATTTGACTCCGGAATCCATATTATTCGCGCTGGGACAGGCCTTCTTTACGTTAACACTGGGGGTTTCGGTGATGGTGACTTACAGCTCCTACTTGCCGAAAACGCAAAACATCCCGCGTTCGGCAGCCTCCATTGTCGTGATGAATATCATTGTGACACTCATGGCGGGTTTGGCCATTTTTCCGGCGGTTTTCTCATTCGGTTTTCAGCCAAATGAAGGGCCGACATTGCTGTTTACAGTGCTTCCAGCCGTTTTTGAACAGCTTCCGTTCGGCACGTTGTTTTTTATCGGCTTTCTCGTTGCGTTTTTATTTGCAGCCTTGACCTCAGCGTTTTCGATGGTTGAAATTATTGTCGCCACAATCGGAAAAGGGGACGAGAAGAAGAGAAAAAAACTGTCGTGGACGAGCGGGCTATTGATCTTCTTGGTCGGAATCCCTTGCTGCTTATCTTATGGGGTATTGAGCGATGTAAGCCTATTCGGTAAAACGTTTTTTGATATTGCCGATTTTACTGTCAGCAATGTACTGATGCCATTAGGCGCTCTGTTCATTTCGCTTTTTATTCCGCTCAAAATTTCGAAGCGCGAGCTCTTGGCAGAAATGAGAAACGGATCGAATGCAGGTAAAGCATTCTTTTACACATGGTTTTATTTGCTTCGTTTTATCGTGCCGTTGGCCATTATTATTGTATTCTTAAATTTAATCGGTATTTTATCATTTTAA
- the bcaP gene encoding branched-chain amino acid transporter BcaP, giving the protein MKGSVFRKKSIQDLIAATGGEKSLKRELGAFDLTLLGIGAIIGTGIFVLTGTGAVTAGPGLTISFVVAALACLFAALSYAEFASSVPVSGSVYTFTYATLGELMAFIIGWDLILEYMLAVSAVSVGWSGYFQSFLSGIGIHLPVALTAAPGAVEGTFTIFNLPAFVIVMAITFLLYLGIKESKRVNNIMVILKVLVVLLFIAVAAVYVKPHNWQPFMPMGFGGVFSAAALVFFAFIGFDAVSSAAEETKNPAKDLPKGIIFSLLVCTILYVTVSAIMTGVIPFAQFAGVDHPVSLVLQSAGQNWVAGIIDIGAVLGMTTVMLVMLYGQTRVMFAMSRDGLVPGSLSKVHPKHKTPYVATWFFGTLSALLGSLVPLDELAKLVNIGTLSAFVLISVAVIVLRKKQPDLPRAFTCPGVPVIPGLAIVFCMFLILNLGWVTIVRFLVWLLIGLAIYFLYSRKHSKLNQ; this is encoded by the coding sequence ATGAAAGGGAGCGTATTTCGAAAGAAAAGCATTCAAGATTTAATCGCTGCGACGGGCGGTGAAAAATCTTTAAAAAGAGAATTAGGGGCATTCGATTTAACATTGCTTGGGATCGGCGCGATTATTGGCACAGGGATTTTTGTGCTGACGGGAACAGGAGCAGTCACGGCGGGTCCCGGGCTGACCATTTCATTTGTTGTGGCGGCGCTTGCCTGTTTATTCGCTGCCCTGTCTTACGCAGAATTTGCTTCAAGTGTGCCTGTTTCAGGTTCGGTTTATACATTCACGTATGCGACATTGGGAGAGCTTATGGCCTTTATTATCGGATGGGATTTAATTTTAGAGTACATGCTGGCGGTTAGCGCGGTGTCAGTCGGCTGGTCCGGTTATTTCCAATCATTTTTGTCAGGGATCGGCATTCATCTACCGGTTGCTTTAACAGCGGCACCGGGGGCGGTGGAGGGCACATTCACCATCTTTAATCTGCCTGCATTCGTGATTGTGATGGCGATAACGTTTTTGCTTTATTTAGGCATCAAAGAATCAAAAAGAGTCAACAACATCATGGTCATCTTGAAAGTGCTGGTCGTTCTGCTGTTTATCGCGGTGGCAGCCGTTTACGTGAAGCCGCATAACTGGCAGCCGTTTATGCCAATGGGCTTTGGCGGCGTATTCAGTGCGGCGGCGCTCGTATTTTTTGCTTTTATCGGATTTGACGCTGTCTCCTCTGCTGCGGAAGAGACAAAAAATCCTGCGAAGGATCTGCCTAAAGGCATTATTTTCTCTTTGTTGGTTTGCACAATTTTATATGTCACCGTATCAGCGATCATGACAGGGGTTATCCCGTTTGCCCAGTTTGCGGGCGTGGATCATCCGGTTTCCCTGGTTCTTCAAAGCGCCGGGCAAAACTGGGTGGCAGGCATCATTGATATTGGCGCCGTTTTGGGCATGACAACGGTCATGCTTGTCATGCTTTACGGACAGACACGTGTCATGTTTGCCATGTCGCGTGACGGACTGGTGCCGGGCTCACTCTCTAAGGTGCATCCAAAGCACAAAACACCTTATGTCGCCACTTGGTTTTTCGGAACGCTGTCGGCGCTCCTCGGCTCACTTGTTCCGCTTGATGAACTTGCAAAACTGGTAAACATCGGGACGCTGTCAGCATTTGTGCTCATTTCTGTGGCGGTGATCGTATTAAGAAAGAAACAGCCTGATCTTCCGAGAGCCTTTACATGTCCGGGGGTTCCGGTGATTCCAGGCCTGGCGATTGTGTTCTGCATGTTCTTAATCTTAAATCTTGGATGGGTGACGATTGTCCGCTTTCTTGTGTGGCTGTTAATCGGCTTGGCAATCTATTTCTTGTATTCAAGAAAGCATTCAAAATTAAACCAATAA
- a CDS encoding SDR family oxidoreductase — translation MNPMDRQTEGQEPQHQDRQPGIESEMNPLPLSEDEDYQGSGKLKGKVAIITGGDSGIGRAAAIAFAKEGADVSILYLDEHSDAEETRKRIEKENVRCLLIPGDVGDEKHCEQAVQQTVDHFGKLDILVNNAAEQHPQDSILNISTEQLEKTFRTNIFSMFHMTKKALPHLKEGSAVINTTSITAYEGDTALIDYSSTKGAIVSFTRSMAMSLVDKGIRVNAVAPGPIWTPLIPATFPEEKVKQHGLDTPMGRPGQPVEHAGAYVLLASDESSYMTGQTIHVNGGRFISS, via the coding sequence ATGAACCCAATGGATAGACAAACAGAAGGACAAGAACCGCAGCATCAGGACAGACAGCCGGGCATAGAGTCAGAAATGAATCCGTTGCCTTTGTCAGAAGACGAAGACTATCAAGGTAGCGGAAAACTGAAAGGGAAAGTCGCCATCATCACTGGAGGCGACAGCGGAATAGGGAGAGCAGCAGCTATTGCGTTTGCTAAAGAAGGGGCCGATGTCTCGATTCTTTACTTAGATGAGCATTCGGACGCAGAGGAAACGCGTAAACGGATCGAAAAGGAAAATGTCCGCTGCCTGCTGATCCCGGGAGATGTCGGGGATGAGAAACATTGTGAACAAGCTGTGCAGCAAACCGTAGACCATTTTGGCAAACTTGATATCTTGGTGAACAACGCCGCTGAACAGCATCCGCAGGACAGCATTCTCAATATTTCAACAGAACAGTTGGAAAAGACATTTCGTACAAACATCTTTTCTATGTTTCATATGACGAAGAAAGCTTTGCCTCACCTGAAAGAGGGGAGTGCCGTCATTAATACAACATCAATTACCGCTTATGAAGGGGATACGGCGTTAATTGACTATTCCAGCACAAAGGGTGCGATTGTCTCCTTTACGCGGTCCATGGCGATGTCGCTTGTGGATAAAGGCATCAGAGTGAATGCGGTGGCGCCCGGTCCGATTTGGACACCTCTTATTCCGGCGACATTCCCTGAGGAAAAAGTGAAACAGCACGGCTTGGATACCCCAATGGGAAGACCGGGTCAGCCGGTTGAGCATGCGGGCGCCTATGTCCTGCTGGCGTCTGACGAATCTTCCTATATGACAGGGCAGACCATTCATGTGAATGGCGGGCGTTTTATTTCATCATGA
- the citA gene encoding citrate synthase CitA, whose protein sequence is MVHYGLKGITCVETAISHIDGEKGRLIYRGHHAKDIALNHSFEEAAYLILFGKLPVSEELQTFEDQLAAVRHLPEHIERLIQSLPNNMNDMSVLRTVVSALGENTYTFYPRIEEAIRLIAITPSIIAYRKRWARGEQAIAPSSEYGHVENYYYMLTGEQPSKAKKKALETYMILAMEHGMNASTFSARVTLSTESDLVSAVTAALGTMKGPLHGGAPSAVTKMLEDIGEKEHAEAYLKEKLENGERLMGFGHRVYKTKDPRAEALRQKAEEVAGHDRDLDLALHVEAEAIRLLDIYKPGRKLYTNVEFYAAAVMKAIDFDDELFTPTFSASRMVGWCAHVLEQAENNMIFRPSAKYTGAIPEEVLS, encoded by the coding sequence ATGGTACATTACGGATTAAAGGGAATTACATGTGTGGAAACAGCGATCAGCCATATTGACGGTGAAAAAGGCCGCCTGATTTACAGAGGCCATCATGCCAAAGACATCGCACTGAATCACAGCTTTGAAGAAGCCGCTTATTTGATCTTATTTGGAAAGCTTCCTGTATCGGAAGAATTACAGACATTTGAAGATCAGCTGGCTGCTGTGCGGCATCTGCCGGAACACATCGAGCGTTTGATTCAGTCACTGCCAAACAACATGAACGACATGTCGGTGCTGCGGACGGTTGTTTCAGCACTGGGGGAAAATACGTACACGTTCTATCCTAGAATAGAAGAAGCTATCCGGCTGATTGCCATCACGCCTTCAATCATTGCATATAGAAAACGATGGGCGCGCGGTGAACAAGCCATTGCGCCATCTTCCGAGTACGGACATGTCGAAAACTACTATTATATGCTCACAGGTGAACAGCCTTCAAAGGCAAAAAAGAAAGCGCTTGAAACATATATGATTCTGGCCATGGAGCACGGCATGAACGCATCCACTTTTTCGGCACGTGTCACATTATCTACAGAGAGTGATTTAGTGTCAGCCGTTACTGCCGCTCTTGGCACGATGAAAGGCCCGCTCCACGGAGGCGCCCCTTCTGCGGTGACAAAAATGCTTGAAGACATTGGAGAAAAAGAACATGCTGAAGCATATCTGAAGGAAAAACTCGAAAATGGAGAGCGCCTGATGGGATTCGGCCACAGGGTGTACAAGACGAAGGACCCGCGGGCAGAAGCTTTGAGACAAAAAGCAGAAGAGGTGGCCGGCCATGACCGCGATCTTGATCTTGCGCTGCATGTGGAAGCAGAAGCAATTCGTTTGCTTGACATCTACAAACCGGGACGCAAGCTGTACACAAATGTTGAGTTTTATGCGGCGGCTGTGATGAAGGCGATCGATTTTGATGATGAATTGTTTACACCAACCTTTTCAGCAAGCCGAATGGTAGGGTGGTGCGCCCATGTGCTGGAACAGGCAGAAAACAACATGATTTTCCGCCCATCGGCGAAATATACAGGCGCCATTCCTGAAGAAGTTCTTTCATAA
- the citR gene encoding transcriptional regulator CitR, with amino-acid sequence MDFKWLHTFVTAAKYENFRKTAETLFLSQPTVTVHIKQLEKEISCKLFERKGRQIQLTDEGRAYLPYALRLLDDYENSMAELHRVRQGYSQTLRLAVSPLIADTVLPSVMKRYTAMNTETEIAVTIFESAEIASLIKAGEADIGLSCLKVQSSSLTCHCLYQDPVVLVAPPDQCFMADKEIDAKELLEQYLLLTHNHPDYWDDLLRQVRVTFPFVRTMKVTQTHITKRFIKEGLGVSFLPLSTVNRELAEKQMIKIPYQSVSLPYAGAYAISLYENKKEKKFLDFLSHFHF; translated from the coding sequence ATGGATTTCAAATGGCTTCACACCTTTGTAACTGCTGCGAAATATGAAAACTTCCGGAAAACGGCGGAAACGCTTTTTTTATCTCAGCCCACTGTAACCGTACATATCAAGCAATTAGAAAAAGAAATCAGCTGCAAACTGTTCGAACGAAAGGGCAGGCAGATCCAGCTGACTGATGAAGGCAGGGCTTATTTGCCGTATGCGCTCAGGCTGCTTGATGATTACGAAAACAGCATGGCAGAGCTTCACAGAGTGAGACAAGGCTACTCTCAAACCTTGCGGCTCGCGGTTTCTCCCCTTATCGCAGATACTGTGCTTCCTTCTGTCATGAAGCGGTACACAGCAATGAATACAGAAACAGAAATCGCAGTTACGATTTTTGAGTCGGCGGAAATCGCGTCGCTGATTAAAGCCGGGGAAGCAGATATTGGACTGAGCTGTTTGAAGGTACAGTCCTCCTCTTTAACCTGCCACTGCTTATATCAAGATCCTGTTGTCCTTGTCGCTCCGCCTGATCAGTGTTTTATGGCAGACAAAGAAATTGATGCCAAAGAGCTGCTTGAGCAATACCTGCTTTTGACCCACAATCATCCTGATTACTGGGACGACTTGCTCCGTCAAGTCAGAGTGACATTTCCATTTGTGAGAACAATGAAAGTCACTCAAACACATATAACGAAACGGTTTATCAAGGAAGGACTCGGAGTTTCATTTCTGCCCTTATCTACAGTAAATCGTGAATTGGCAGAAAAACAGATGATCAAAATCCCTTATCAATCTGTTTCTCTGCCCTATGCCGGCGCTTATGCAATCTCCCTCTATGAAAATAAGAAAGAAAAAAAATTCTTGGATTTTTTATCACATTTTCATTTTTAG
- a CDS encoding LysM peptidoglycan-binding domain-containing protein, whose translation MKKQIVTATTAVVLGSTLFAGAASAQSIQVKKGDTLWGISRKYDTTISKIKSENSLRSDTIYVGQTLSINGKTSSSKSSSSSSSSSSTYKVKSGDSLWKISKTYGMTVSELKKMNGLKSDLLRIGQVLKLKGSTSSSSSSPSKVSTSSTSTYKVKRGDSLSKIAKQYGTTVSHLKSLNGLKSDMIYVNQVLKVKGTSTSSKTVSSGSSSSSSKASSTTSLNVSKLVSDAKALIGTPYKWGGTTTSGFDCSGFIWYVLNKQTSVSRTSTAGYWSSMKSISSPSVGDFVFFTTYKSGPSHMGIYVGNNNFVHAGSNGVQISSLDNSYWNPRYLGAKRF comes from the coding sequence ATGAAAAAGCAAATCGTTACAGCTACGACAGCAGTGGTTCTAGGATCGACATTATTTGCAGGAGCGGCATCTGCACAAAGCATCCAGGTGAAAAAAGGCGACACGTTATGGGGAATTTCTAGAAAATACGATACAACCATCAGTAAGATTAAATCAGAGAACAGCCTGCGTTCAGACACGATTTATGTGGGGCAGACTTTATCGATTAATGGTAAAACGTCAAGTTCAAAAAGCAGCAGTTCTTCCAGTTCTTCATCTTCTACATACAAAGTAAAGAGCGGGGACAGCCTTTGGAAAATTTCGAAAACATATGGCATGACAGTCAGTGAACTGAAAAAAATGAATGGATTAAAGTCAGACTTGCTTCGTATCGGACAAGTCCTGAAACTGAAAGGTTCAACAAGCTCAAGCAGCTCTAGTCCATCGAAGGTATCAACGTCTTCTACTTCTACTTATAAAGTGAAACGCGGGGATAGTCTGTCTAAAATCGCAAAGCAATACGGCACGACAGTTAGTCATTTAAAAAGCTTGAATGGCTTAAAATCAGATATGATCTATGTCAACCAAGTGTTGAAAGTGAAAGGGACAAGCACAAGCTCAAAAACTGTTTCTTCCGGCTCATCATCGTCAAGCAGCAAAGCCTCATCTACTACATCACTTAATGTGAGCAAGCTGGTTTCTGATGCAAAGGCGTTAATCGGAACGCCATACAAATGGGGCGGAACAACGACTTCCGGCTTTGACTGCAGCGGATTTATCTGGTACGTGCTGAATAAACAAACAAGTGTGAGCAGAACAAGCACTGCGGGATACTGGAGTTCTATGAAGAGCATTTCCAGCCCGTCTGTCGGTGATTTTGTCTTCTTCACAACATATAAATCAGGCCCTTCTCACATGGGGATTTATGTCGGTAACAACAATTTCGTTCATGCAGGATCGAACGGTGTTCAAATCAGCAGCCTGGACAACAGCTACTGGAATCCTCGTTACCTTGGAGCGAAAAGATTCTAA